A window of the Henckelia pumila isolate YLH828 chromosome 3, ASM3356847v2, whole genome shotgun sequence genome harbors these coding sequences:
- the LOC140886993 gene encoding uncharacterized protein isoform X2, which yields MSLDNRSRSRSRSRSPMDRKMRTQRYSYRDAPYKRDSRRGFSENSLCNNCKRPGHFARECPSAALCHNCGLPGHFASECNTKALCWNCREPGHMAGNCPNEGICHTCGKAGHRARDCTAPPMHPGDMRLCNNCYKQGHMAADCTNDKACKNCRKPGHIARECQNDPVCNTCNISGHLARDCPKGGHPFEDRVGGGRGGGFRDIVCRTCQQVGHMSRDCVSMTICHNCGGRGHMAFECPSGRFMDRFPRRY from the exons ATGAGCTTAGACAACAGAAGTCGTAGCAGGAGCAGAAGCAGGAGCCCGATGGATCGTAAGATGCGTACTCAGCGCTATTCCTATCGTGATGCTCCCTATAAGCGGGATTCAAGGCGGGGTTTCAG TGAGAACAGTTTGTGCAACAACTGCAAAAGGCCTGGCCATTTTGCTCGAGAATGCCCCAGTGCTGCTCTCTGCCACAATTGTGGTCTTCCTGG GCATTTTGCATCAGAATGCAACACAAAAGCTCTTTGCTGGAATTGCCGAGAACCTGGCCACATGGCTGGAAACTGTCCAAATGAAGGCATTTGCCACACCTGTGGAAAGGCTGGTCAtcgtgccagggactgcacggCACCTCCAATGCATCCTGGTGACATGAGGCTGTGCAACAACTGCTACAAGCAAGGCCACATGGCAGCTGACTGCACTAATGACAAGGCCTGCAAGAATTGCAGGAAACCTGGCCATATAGCTCGCGAGTGTCAAAATGATCCTGTCTGCAATACATGCAACATATCTGGGCACCTGGCGAGAGACTGTCCCAAGGGAGGCCACCCGTTTGAGGATAGGGTTGGTGGAGGTCGTGGAGGCGGGTTTCGTGATATCGTGTGCCGGACTTGCCAGCAGGTGGGGCATATGAGTAGGGACTGTGTTTCAATGACTATATGCCACAACTGTGGGGGCAGAGGGCATATGGCATTCGAATGCCCATCTGGGAGGTTCATGGACCGTTTTCCGCGAAGGTACTAG
- the LOC140891740 gene encoding uncharacterized protein, whose translation MDAGGDMTEPSVSSSGLNSVDFGQSGTVHSPEDVAWADSCLTKDPDALENGWNSLRCALFETSVSQPDSSSHETDNFPVSDKMDVISSSERTGDAKNLEKATIDVASNGKASEPSSSDSSNSENTDGFWSRHNLDDVFLPTYNENLRDLGTSDAEVDMVLQTLKLDQPTDDIFKIWDLDIQPEEDDLIKQLNAALAGSSLEPNPSVSDEFKAWKSLKDAPLEDLIYRINELSLSPN comes from the coding sequence ATGGATGCTGGTGGTGATATGACAGAGCCTAGTGTATCTTCCTCGGGTCTCAATTCTGTAGATTTTGGCCAAAGTGGAACAGTGCATTCACCAGAAGATGTTGCCTGGGCTGATTCTTGTCTGACAAAAGATCCGGACGCACTAGAAAACGGATGGAATTCTCTTAGATGCGCATTGTTTGAAACTTCTGTTTCCCAGCCTGACTCCTCATCACATGAGACTGATAATTTTCCTGTAAGTGACAAAATGGATGTTATTTCTTCGAGTGAGAGGACAGGGGATGCGAAGAATCTTGAAAAAGCAACCATTGATGTTGCATCTAATGGAAAAGCATCTGAACCAAGTAGTAGTGATAGTTCAAATAGTGAGAATACCGATGGCTTCTGGTCTAGGCACAACTTAGATGATGTTTTCCTTCCTACGTACAACGAAAATTTGAGGGACCTTGGAACGTCTGATGCTGAAGTGGATATGGTTTTACAAACACTCAAACTAGATCAACCAACGGATGACATTTTCAAAATATGGGATTTAGACATTCAACCAGAGGAAGATGATCTTATAAAACAGTTGAATGCAGCCCTCGCAGGAAGTTCTCTGGAGCCAAATCCTTCAGTTTCTGACGAATTCAAGGCATGGAAAAGCTTGAAAGACGCACCGCTTGAGGATCTCATTTACAGGATTAATGAGCTTTCTTTGAGTCCAAATTAA
- the LOC140888546 gene encoding protein FAR1-RELATED SEQUENCE 5-like, with the protein MISDTPDLVGGISIGVEVENRNEEQCVVFESSNTGHIQVSTESLENQLENRLRVGQIVRSVEDAYLLYCNYAHAKGFSVKKGDQRYFTGTKELQAKDFECSCQGGKDEKCSSERIPIYLKPTSRTRCKAKLRITRQNGGEWKVAKFVIEHNHEMVMADQRHLLRSSRNISYAQKSTLAAMVSAGISVASAVSYMENEAQGPQNLGFVRKDAYDHLNRIKKHTKVEDGDAAALLHYFINKSNTESNFYWNVQLDDDNRVMNFFFRDHRCLIDYEYFGDVLSVDTTYQTNRYNLICAPFIGINHHKQNVMFGLAFLSDETENTFEWLFGTFLASMSGKQPETIFTDQCRAMMNAIETIFPCAHHRLCQWHINQNAPSHLGHLNGDSNFKQLWHKCMSQCESEEDFEGTWRDMIDEYNLSSHKWLNVMYKLRHKWATTFSNLKFSAGLLATSRSESTNAVFKKVVDKAFSLYDFVLSYEKIQSNWRESEKVEDTRCRHGKASMILKHNPLLNCAADIYTLTIFKLFELEFINSLNTTFIQQPSNFSDSLLEFKVISHGENTRAKQVVFNKETHEVKCSCHKFESMGILCKHALKVFNVMNVHIIPNSCIKKRWMKNARNRILDDAGEIESESGRESEMVFVNHSMRSIYSLSMRCKAHEIARSKLTEILDSACKQINVLLEELGLDNQNASKNVAEKENVMLNEMFVRNPISVKSRGITDTNIVRHWDGKNKKRKRNVKAAKSSFDLMKKMKVKTQLWNDDIKNDLS; encoded by the exons ATGATAAGTGATACACCAG ACTTAGTGGGAGGAATCAGTATTGGAGTTGAAGTTGAGAATAGAAATGAAGAGCAATGTGTAGTTTTTGAATCTTCAAACACTGGACATATTCAGGTATCTACAGAATCTCTTGAAAATCAATTGGAGAATAGATTGCGTGTTGGCCAAATTGTTAGGAgtgttgaagatgcctatttgCTATATTGTAATTATGCACATGCCAAAGGTTTTAGCGTTAAGAAAGGTGATCAACGTTATTTCACTGGCACTAAAGAACTCCAGGCTAAAGATTTCGAATGTTCTTGTCAAGGTGGTAAAGATGAAAAATGTTCTAGCGAAAGAATTCCTATCTACTTAAAGCCAACATCTAGAACTAGATGTAAAGCCAAACTGAGAATAACGAGACAAAATGGTGGAGAATGGAAAGTAGCTAAGTTTGTGATAGAACATAACCATGAAATGGTTATGGCTGATCAAAGACATTTGTTGAGATCATCACGCAACATTTCGTATGCTCAAAAGTCCACCTTAGCAGCAATGGTAAGTGCTGGGATTTCTGTAGCTAGTGCAGTTTCATATATGGAAAACGAAGCACAAGGACCACAGAATTTGGGATTTGTTCGAAAAGATGCATATGATCACCTCAATCGTATAAAGAAACATACGAAAGTTGAGGATGGGGATGCTGCTGCATTGCTTCACTATTTTATAAACAAGTCCAACACCGAGTCTAATTTTTATTGGAATGTTCAATTAGATGATGACAATCGAGTGATGAATTTTTTCTTTAGAGATCACAGATGCTTGATTGATTACGAATATTTTGGAGATGTTCTATCGGTCGATACTACTTATCAGACTAATAGATACAACTTGATATGTGCCCCTTTTATTGGAATAAATCATCACAAGCAAAATGTCATGTTTGGTTTGGCGTTCTTGTCAGATGAGACTGAGAATACATTTGAATGGTTGTTTGGAACATTTCTTGCTTCTATGAGTGGGAAACAGCCTGAAACAATATTCACGGATCAGTGTCGAGCAATGATgaatgcaatagaaacaataTTTCCATGTGCACATCATCGGTTGTGTCAATGGCATATCAATCAAAATGCCCCATCACACTTGGGTCACTTGAACGgtgattcaaattttaaacaattgtgGCATAAGTGCATGAGTCAATGTGAATCTGAAGAAGACTTTGAGGGAACATGGAGAGATATGATCGACGAATATAATCTCAGTAGTCATAAATGGTTGAATGTCATGTATAAATTGAGACATAAATGGGCTACTACTTTCAGCAATCTCAAGTTCAGTGCGGGTCTTTTGGCTACTTCTAGAAGCGAGAGTACGAATGCTGTTTTTAAGAAAGTGGTTGACAAAGCCTTTTCATTGTATGATTTTGTGCTCAGTTATGAAAAAATTCAAAGCAATTGGCGAGAAAGTGAAAAGGTCGAGGATACTCGTTGTCGTCATGGGAAGGCTTCGatgattttgaaacataatcctTTGTTGAATTGTGCTGCTGATATCTATACACTCACCATATTCAAGCTGTTTGAATTAGAATTTATCAATTCATTGAACACAACATTCATTCAACAACCTTCGAACTTTAGTGACTCTTTACTTGAGTTCAAGGTAATATCTCATGGTGAAAATACAAGGGCTAAGCAAGTGGTGTTCAATAAGGAGACTCACGAAGTAAAATGCAGTTGTCACAAATTTGAGTCGATGGGAATATTGTGCAAGCATGCTTTGAAAGTCTTTAATGTGATGAATGTGCATATCATTCCCAATTCATGCATAAAGAAACGATGGATGAAAAATGCAAGGAATAGAATACTTGATGATGCTGGAGAAATTGAAAGTGAAAGTGGTCGTGAATCTGAGATGGTGTTTGTTAATCACAGTATGAGGTCGATATATTCTCTTAGCATGAGATGTAAAGCTCATGAAATAGCAAGAAGTAAGTTGACTGAAATTCTTGATAGTGcatgcaagcaaataaatgTGTTGCTCGAAGAACTAGGGCTAGATAATCAAAATGCTTCCAAAAATGTTGCTGAAAAAGAGAATGTCATGTTAAACGAAATGTTCGTGCGTAATCCTATTAGTGTCAAGTCAAGAGGAATCACTGACACTAATATTGTACGTCATTGGGATGGAAAAAACAAAAAGAGAAAAAGAAATGTCAAAGCCGCGAAATCAa GTTTTGATTTGATGAAGAAAATGAAGGTAAAAACTCAGTTGTGGAATGATGACATCAAGAATGATTTATCTTGA
- the LOC140887494 gene encoding protein FMP32, mitochondrial-like gives MAARKRAFQLWIRLSKFQEINAGGLEVNRPQSGRFSVKSYSSLSPNSSGYRLDYRQISQLVKPTGRRVYLVDTLALVRSLEAQGIPSKHAEAITSAMTEVLNDSLENISQNLISRAEMQRIEMAQEANLSKFKSEVQSSQGHHFSLLQREAEKLRNDIEKMRGELRYEIDKATAGQRLDLNLERGRIRDELTNQSAETANLTNKLDREIHELRAQLEAAKYDVIKYCIGTLVSLSAVGIGMIRIFASKQ, from the exons ATGGCTGCGCGTAAACGCGCGTTTCAATTGTGGATTCGCTTGTCAAAGTTTCAAGAGATTAATGCCGGAGGCTTGGAGGTAAATAGGCCTCAATCAGGCCGGTTTTCCGTCAAATCCTATAGTTCGTTGTCCCCGAATTCGTCTGGTTACCGATTGGACTACAGGCAGATCTCTCAGCTCGTTAAACCTACTGGAAGACGCGTTTATCTTGTTGACACACTAGCGCtg GTGAGGAGTTTAGAAGCACAAGGCATACCTTCAAAGCATGCAGAGGCAATTACATCTGCTATGACTGAGGTTTTGAATGACAGTTTGGAGAATATATCGCAAAATCTTATTTCAAGAGCAGAGATGCAGAGA ATTGAGATGGCACAAGAAGCCAATCTTTCCAAGTTTAAGTCTGAAGTACAAAGTTCTCAG GGCCATCATTTTTCTTTGCTTCAACGTGAGGCTGAAAAGCTCCGAAATGATATTGAGAAAATGCGTGGTGAACTAAG GTATGAAATCGACAAGGCTACTGCTGGACAACGCCTGGATTTAAATCTCGAAAGAGG TCGGATTCGTGATGAGCTGACTAATCAGAGTGCAGAAACGGCAAACCTTACGAACAAGCTTGATCGG GAAATCCATGAACTGAGGGCTCAACTTGAAGCAGCAAAGTATGATGTGATCAAGTACTGCATAGGGACCCTCGTATCTCTATCGGCCGTTGGTATAGGAATGATTCGCATATTTGCCAGCAAACAATAA
- the LOC140886993 gene encoding uncharacterized protein isoform X1 has translation MHHSREEAAAVLLVILLRIGVDLLIEIVLKMSLDNRSRSRSRSRSPMDRKMRTQRYSYRDAPYKRDSRRGFSENSLCNNCKRPGHFARECPSAALCHNCGLPGHFASECNTKALCWNCREPGHMAGNCPNEGICHTCGKAGHRARDCTAPPMHPGDMRLCNNCYKQGHMAADCTNDKACKNCRKPGHIARECQNDPVCNTCNISGHLARDCPKGGHPFEDRVGGGRGGGFRDIVCRTCQQVGHMSRDCVSMTICHNCGGRGHMAFECPSGRFMDRFPRRY, from the exons ATGCATCATAGCAG GGAGGAGGCAGCAGCTGTGTTGTTGGTGATATTATTGCGCATAGGTGTTGATTTGTTGATTGAAATAGTTTTGAAAATGAGCTTAGACAACAGAAGTCGTAGCAGGAGCAGAAGCAGGAGCCCGATGGATCGTAAGATGCGTACTCAGCGCTATTCCTATCGTGATGCTCCCTATAAGCGGGATTCAAGGCGGGGTTTCAG TGAGAACAGTTTGTGCAACAACTGCAAAAGGCCTGGCCATTTTGCTCGAGAATGCCCCAGTGCTGCTCTCTGCCACAATTGTGGTCTTCCTGG GCATTTTGCATCAGAATGCAACACAAAAGCTCTTTGCTGGAATTGCCGAGAACCTGGCCACATGGCTGGAAACTGTCCAAATGAAGGCATTTGCCACACCTGTGGAAAGGCTGGTCAtcgtgccagggactgcacggCACCTCCAATGCATCCTGGTGACATGAGGCTGTGCAACAACTGCTACAAGCAAGGCCACATGGCAGCTGACTGCACTAATGACAAGGCCTGCAAGAATTGCAGGAAACCTGGCCATATAGCTCGCGAGTGTCAAAATGATCCTGTCTGCAATACATGCAACATATCTGGGCACCTGGCGAGAGACTGTCCCAAGGGAGGCCACCCGTTTGAGGATAGGGTTGGTGGAGGTCGTGGAGGCGGGTTTCGTGATATCGTGTGCCGGACTTGCCAGCAGGTGGGGCATATGAGTAGGGACTGTGTTTCAATGACTATATGCCACAACTGTGGGGGCAGAGGGCATATGGCATTCGAATGCCCATCTGGGAGGTTCATGGACCGTTTTCCGCGAAGGTACTAG